Genomic DNA from Nomascus leucogenys isolate Asia chromosome 10, Asia_NLE_v1, whole genome shotgun sequence:
TCACAGCCTTTCAATATGTTTCTTTACATAAGGCAGTGGAGTTAGATTCTGTTGCTTACAACCAAAGAATCCAAACCTATACACAGTACTTATTAATACTCTGGAGATACAATGAGGTTAATTAGGGTATCCAAGGATGAAGCTGTAGAACATATGTGCCATTATATTAAATTTACACAATAAAATTCAGAAGTAAACTTTTCAAAAGGCAATCCGGACCCTCCTGACAGCCACAAACAGAGCTCCCACCAGCCCACAATAAACTCAGAGACCCCAGAGCTTCCAGTCCCCCACCTCACCGTGGCTGTGCGCTGTTCATCTAATTTCTCGCTTTTTTGCAGCTCCTTGTAGAGCTCACCCCTTGGAGCATATTCCAGAATCAGGTATACCCGGCGTGCATCATGGAAATAGTTATACAGGCGCAGGATATTGGGGTGTCTGAAGGATCAATGTTGGAAGAGTCAGATTTCTCCCTGAGGCCTATCATACGATGCCACTGTCACTGCCTGTTCACACAAGTGGCAAATTATGCTGGGACCAGAATAACAACAGCCCTATCTGGGAGCAAGTGAGGGGAGAACAGAGAACAGGAACCAGGATTCGAGTGTCTGACCCAGGGTAGGAGGTAGTGTAAATGGAATGAACTGCAGAGAAAAGTCTTCAAGGTAGAAGTGAAGGGTTTACTTGGGGTTAGTATTTGGAGAAAATGCTGGGCTCAGACGTCAAAGATGaaagaggaagcagagattgTCCTTACTGTAGATGCGCCTGGATCTCAATTTCCCGGCGCAGCTGGTGCTCCAGTCCTTCCTTCTCTATCTGCGACTTAAAGAGAACCTTCAGGGCCACAATGAAATGGCTTTCCTTAAGCCGAGCCAGGTACACATTCCCAAATTTCCCCTTGCCCAGGGGACGCCCGATTTCAAAGTCATCGATTGTGAGGCGCCGCCtgacaggagaggaagaaaagacccTCAGCTTGGGAGGTAGGGTAGGTGGAGGGAAAGTCAGGGACGCCAATGCTCCCCTTCCTCTTTCACTGTATCCTTCCTCTGCCGCTTTCCCTTCTCACACCGGCCCAGCCCTATGTTCCTCATGACAGTAGTTCTCGGTCCCAGGAGCCAGCAAGCCCACACACCCAGCCTGTCCTTCATCCCCACGTCCCACCTCTCTTCCTTTTCCAGATACCAAACCCAAGGGACTCACATGGCTGGGCTGCTGGGCTGCTGGGCTGTTTGGCTTGCTGTAGCCGctgaaagagaggaggaggagggagacaggaagggagaggggaaggaaggagaaggggagagaaagagaggggagaacagtagagaagggaagagggagcgAGAGGTgaggggaagaaggggaggagagaaagagagggaaggggaaggcaaggggagggaaggcggggagagagggagagagtaagGGGAAGAAGAGTAAGgtaagggagggaggagggggaggtgaagaagaggcagagagaaaggaagaggaggggagggagaggtgagagaaagaatgggagagaagggagtgggggagagagaagggagggagtggggaggaaaagagagggttggggaggaggagagggaggggagatgtCACCAGATGTGTCTAATGCGCACCCGACCCCTGGCCCAGTCCCCAGCCTTCCCCGCGTCCTTTCTCTGGCGCTGGCTCTCACACGCTTCGCCTGCAGGCTGAGCTTTGCCCAGCTGCACCACAGCTCTGGGGGAGCTCATGGGGAGAAGAGGTGAGGGCGCAGACACCTTCCTGAGCCCTCTGGATGGCTGTTCCAGTTCACAGGGTCCTGAAAGGGGTTGGGGGTCACTTTCTGGCTGAGGTCTCAGAGGTACACAGGCTGCAGGATCCGCGGCGTCGTGAGCAGTCGTGGCTGCGCGGCCTTCTTTTATACCCGGCACCGCCCGCTTAGCGAGGTACTTCCTGGCTGACTCCCATTGGCTGAAATTCCTGACGCCATCGGAAGTGCGCCCaatagaaaagacagaaatgGGGGCCTCCGCCCAGGGTCCCCGTGTCGGGGCGGAACTGGAGTGCTGCGGCCCGGGCTGAAAGCCAGGGCCAGGAGTGAGGCCCgagaaggaaggagacagagggTGTGGAGAGGCGGTGATGGGAGCAGGCCAGAGGGAATGAACAACGCATACACCCACGGGGTGCGCATGCATCAACTAGGAAAGAGCCGCAATGCACGTGGGAATGAACAGACGCCCACTCCTGACGTGCTGGAGCCTCGTGTAGCCCGTGACCCTAAACCACTTCCCACCTTGTGCAGCCCGCGACCCCAAAACCACCTTGCTTCAAGGTCACGTCCAATTCAAGCCACTCTCCAGGGTCACCGCGATGGGGCTCCCTGAAGCCTGTGGCTGTGCCTGCTCACAGCCAGGACGCCACAAGCCCAGCTCACTTGCCCTTCTCCTCCCACTCGCCAAATATTTGTTGGACCCTGTAATCAGTTTGTGGTTTTGGCCTCACATCATAAAATCAGCcccaatgtatttatttgtttagcaaACACGCAagtttcaaaaactttaaaattgaaTTCTTTTAGACAGGGAACATATCTTGCAGAAATATAATTgaaggcctggcgtggtggctcacgcctgtaattccagcactttgggaggcctaggcgggcgaaAACTTGAGGTtagcagttcgagaccaccctggccaacagggcgaaaccccgtctctattacaaaaattagccgagtgtggtggcgcatgcctgtaatcccacctactagagaggctgaggcaagagaatcgcttgaacccgggaggcagagattgcagtgagccaagatcatgccactgcacactccagcctgggtgacacaaggagaccgagactctgtctcaaaattaaaaaaaaaaaaaaaaaccaaaacaaaaaacccaaaaacaaaaaagctccaGTCTCAAAATGTTTGGGGAGACCtatttgagtaataaaactccggtctctCATTTAGCTAGATTGATGTGAATTAAACCCTTTATTGCAATTATCCTGTCTTGATAAGTCGACTCTATCTGGGGAGCAGGGAAAATAATGAACCCATTAGGTGGTTACAATAGGTGGACCAGGGTAATGGCGCTTAGCTCAGGCCAACCATTCCCTTCTCAGAGGCTTCCTAAAcctgtctttgtttgtttgtttattgagacggagtcttgctctgtcacccaggctggagtgcagtggctcgaactcagctcatgcaacctccgcctcctaggttcaaacatttctcctacctcagcctcctgagtagctgggattacaggcacctgccaccacgcctggctaatttttgtatttttagtagagacagggtttcaccatgttggccaggctggtctcgaactcctgacctcaggtgatccgcccgcctcggcttcccaaaatactgggattacaggtgtgagccactgcacccagccccaaaccTGTCAATTTAAAACAGCCCCCACTACAACGTCATCCCGTTCTGTTTTTGTTTAGGTAACTCATACCATGTGAAAGTgctgttttatatatgtgtatattgttAATATGCATTCCTGTACTTGaggatattatttatttttttgagatgtgctttcactctgtcgcccaggctggagtacagtggtgcgatctcggctcactgcaacctctgcctcccaggttcaaccaattctcctgcctcagactcccaagtagctgggactacaggtgcacaccaccacgcctggctaattttggtatttttagtagagacagggtttcaccattttcgaggccaggctggtctcgaactcttgaccacAGATAATCtacccacttcagtctcccaaattgctaggattacaggcgtgagccactgtccctggcccttGGGGACCTTTTAATTCCAACAATCAGTaactcaaaaacaacaaccacaaccaCGAAAGTAAACAATATAGAAGGTTAGAGGGAGGTAGAGTGGTTGGGAAACGTCTAAAAGATAGTTATATCTGAGCATGGACTTGGAGGAATGGAGCATCTGAGGTAACACGGTCTCACAGAGAGAGCACCTAAGACAAGGGAATGAAAGCGGGAGGATCCTGTCGTGTCTGGGGAAGTGCAACAAGGTTAGTATGGCTGCAGCTGAAGATGAACTGAATCAGAGAGATAGATGGACGTGAATTGTATAGTGTCCTGGAGGCCACAGTAAAGGaggtcatatttttatttttattattattttttattttttatttttttttttgagacggagtctttctctgtcctccaggctggaatgcagtggcgcgatcttggctcactgcaagctccgcctcccaggttcacgccattctcctgcctcagcctccctagtagctgggactacaggtgcccgccaacatgccaagctaattttttgtatttttagtggagacggggtttcaccatgttagccaggatggtctcgatctcctgacctcgtgatccgcccgcctcggcctcccaaagtgctgggattacaggcttgagccaccgcgcctggccttttatttttatttttgagacagagtctcactctgtcacccaggctggagtgcagtggcacaatcatggcccactacagcctcgaactcccaggcttaagcaattcttccATCtaagcctaccaagtagctgggaccacaggtgcatgccatcacatccagccaatttttaaaaatgtattctttgtaaagatggggtctcactatattgcccaggctggtcttgaactcctgggctcaagcagtcctgcctcagcctcccgaagtgctgggattacaggcgcgagccactgcgcctggcccaaggATGTTGTAATAGGCTCCCCGTGTATTCTAGAATATACCTGGGATTGTATTTAATCAGGCAGGGTGTGACACTCAGATACAGAAGTGATTGTTATGGAGGAAGTTTATAGTAAGAGATCCCTAGAAACAGGAGGCAGAGCACACCACGTGGGTGGGAGCACCAGAGCAGGTTAGAAAGCAGCAGCAGAGGAGAAAGCAAGGCCCAGAGCCTGCGTTGTGTTTTCCACTGgaaaggcaaggcagggcaggggcagcatAAACAGAATAGgatttgctactgtgaataatgttgGCAGGTTTTAGGACACAGGCACGGTCCACAGCTATCTGATATCTGACCCTAGAGTGAATTAGGGCCAACTTCAGGAAGACAACCTCTTGGGGTATCTTGCCTGGTAAGATTTTTATGTCGAAAACCATAGGTAGGTCCTGCTGCACGTTTGACCAGATAATTTATGCTAACAATATGATTCATGGTGGATGCTGGCTTTTGCATGCTGAGGCCCTGGGCCATGCTATATGTTTGTTTTCTGCAAGGGTTGTAGACTGGATATTTGTGGTTATTCATGTGGGTTCTGCATTCCTACCTGAATGACCCTTAATGAAAACTCTAGACATAAAGGCTTGGATGAGCTTCCCTGGCTGGCAGTACTGTGAATGTGTTGCACACAACTTTGCTGGGAGAATTCAGTGTGTCCTTGTGCAACTGCACTGGGAGGGAACACCTGTTAAGTTTGTGCctgggctggacgcggtggcttgcacctgtaatcccagcactttgggaggccaaggcgggtggatcacttgaagtcaggagttccagaccggcctggccaacatggtgaaaccccatctctactaaaaacacaaaaatcagccagtgtggtggcacgtgcctgtaatcccagctactcaggaggctgaggcagaggatcacctgaacccgggaggcagaggttgcagtgagccaagattgtgccactgcactccagcctgggcgacacagcaagactccatctcaaaaaaaagaaaaagaaaaaagaaaaaaaattgtgtctggTTTCTCACAGATTTCCTCCTATGTGCCTTTTACCTTTGGTGATCTTGGTCTCTATCCTTTTGCAGTAATAAACTGCAACCATGAGTACAACAGCTTTTCTGGGTTTTGTGTgactttcttttctgaattttgtttGACTTTCAGGCAAATCATCGAGCCTGAGGAGGTACTGGGGAGAGAATGTCACATCACCTACAATGTCAAAAACGATTAAGGCTCATTCACCTAACAAATATCTGAATACACACTATTGACTAGAAACTATGCACATGGAACattaggagaaaatctagatcaAGGTCTGTGCTTTTTTGAAGCTGGAAATTGAGTTCAGGAGACAGTCATTCAATAACCAAACAAATAGATAATCATGAAAGAATGGGTATGAGCTAGCTGGGTGCTCTAGTGGGCTTCTGTGAAGGTGTGCTCTCTGGGACGAAATGAAGGATACACATTTGCTAACTGGGCAAAGCAGGTGGTGGAAGCTCCATCTCAagtgggaaaaggaaagggaagcatGGAGTGAAACGAGAGAAGTAAGCCTGTATGAGATGAGGGCTGAGGAAGTAAGTTTTAGTGTGTGTTCAGTAAAGTAGGTAGCTGAACCCAAGAGTGCAGATGAGGCCTGGGGAGAGACcagtaagagaaaaaagaggCCTGGGACAAAGCCTTAGAAATGTCAACactggtcaggcgcggtggctcatgcctgtaagcccagccctttgggaggccgaggcaggcggatcatctgaggtcaggagttaaagaccagcctggcccacatggtgaaaccgtctctacaaaaacacaaaaattagccaggcataatggcaggTGCTTGtatgccagctactcagggggcagaagcgggagaatcacttgaacttgggaggcggaggatgcagtgagccaagatcacgccattgcacttcagcccggagacagagcaagactctgtctcaaaaagaaaaaaaaaaaaaggaaagaaatttcaaCACCGAATGGCTGGATGCATGTGGATGCACCAACATGAAAGGGGAAAAGGAGTGAGGGGGTGCAGGGGAGAAAACCAGAAGCATAACCTTACAGAATCCAAGAGTACATCTGGAGAAAGGAGTGGACAACAACAGTTTCAAGTCCTGTCCATAGCCCAGAAAAGCCAAGGACTTAGGATTCGTAAACAGGGAGCCACTGCTGACCTTCACCAGAGTGGTAAAAAGCGTGGTGCTGTAGCCGGGGAGTTTACAAGAAGAGGGGAGGTGCGGGACGTGGAGAGAAATAACACAAGGAAGAGGCAACGGGAGCATGACACGAGCCCCAAGAGGCTCCTCCATGAGAGGAAGAGAGTGAGGAAAAGACAAAGAACTCAAAGCTGGAGAAGCCCATACCAACATAGGGACATATGGAAGATCAGACTGGTGATGTCTGATACTCAAGAAGTGTGAGGATAATTCAGAAAGGATTTGAAAATGACAAAAGAACATGCAGATgaagaccaggcacggtggctcatgcctgtaaccccagcactttgggaggccaggggaggaggattgcttgagcccaggagtttgaaaccagcctgggcaacacagggagacccccatctctacaaaacatttaaaagttagctgggcatagtgatgtgcacctgtagtctcagatacttgggaggctgagcctgcagtgagccatgatcagaaGACCCtatgttttttttgctttttttttttgagatggagtttcgctcttgttacccaggctggagtgcaatggcgcaatcttggttc
This window encodes:
- the AURKC gene encoding aurora kinase C; translated protein: MHAHPVGVCVVHSLWPAPITASPHPLSPSFSGLTPGPGFQPGPQHSSSAPTRGPWAEAPISVFSIGRTSDGVRNFSQWESARKYLAKRAVPGIKEGRAATTAHDAADPAACVPLRPQPESDPQPLSGPCELEQPSRGLRKVSAPSPLLPMSSPRAVVQLGKAQPAGEASATASQTAQQPSSPAMRRLTIDDFEIGRPLGKGKFGNVYLARLKESHFIVALKVLFKSQIEKEGLEHQLRREIEIQAHLQHPNILRLYNYFHDARRVYLILEYAPRGELYKELQKSEKLDEQRTATIIEELADALTYCHDKKVIHRDIKPENLLLGFRGEVKIADFGWSVHTPSLRRKTMCGTLDYLPPEMIEGRTYDEKVDLWCIGVLCYELLVGYPPFESTSHSETYRRILKVDVRFPLSMPLGARDLISKLLRYQPLERLPLAQILKHPWVQAHSRRVLPPCAQMAS